Below is a window of Gimesia chilikensis DNA.
AACGCCTCGAGTCTGCTTTAGACTATGCTTGCATCGATCCTCCCCTGCCTCGATCTGAGCTCAAACAGATCTGCCTGTCACTGGTTGAACAGAACGCTGCTCTGCTCTCTGCGGAACAGGACCTGGGATTGACGATCTTTGTCACCGCAGGTCAGAATCTGCCCTACCTCGGGCTGGCAGCCCTGGAAGAGTGCCGCACTCCCACGGTTTGTGCCCACACCTTCCCCCTCGCATTTGAGCTGTGGGATCAGAAATATAGCAGCGGTCAGTACCTGATCCGCTCGGAAGTGGAGCAGCTCAATCCCCGGGTCTTTGATCCGCGGGTGAAGTCCCGCAGCCGGATCCATCTGTTTCGCGCCGATAAACTGATTCGCAAACAGGTTCCCGCAGCGAGTGCCCTGCTGTTTGACGAAAAAGGATATGTTGCGGAAACCACGATCGGGAATTTCTTCCTGGTCCAGGACCGGACGATCCTCACACCTCGTCCGGAGTATGTCCTGCAGGGGATCAGCCAGATGATGGTGGCCCGATTAGCGAAGCAACTGGGACTGGACTATGTGGAAACAGATATTTCCGAAGAAATGCTGCTTCAGGCAGATGAAGCATTGACGTCCTCCAGTGGCTATTGTCTGATGCCCGTTACGCGTTACAATGATCATTTCCTTTCAGAAGGAAAGCCGGGCCCCGTGTATCAGCAGATGATCGCCGCCTGGAGTCAGGAAGTCGGAGTCGATATTGTCGCGCAGGCGCAGCAGATTGGTGCTGCCCGCCGTGATTAACTTTCCTGAGCTATTGTTTATTTTCTGTCGTTTGATTGAATCCCGGGAACCTGGACGTGTCGCATTATCTGGAATTTTTTAAACAGTTTCGAACGACATTTGAAACGACCGGGGCAATCGCTCCCAGCAGCCGGTTTCTGGCCAGCAACATGGCCGAGCCAATGAAACGCCATCAGGGCCCCAAGAAGGTTCTGGAGATCGGTCCGGGTACCGGCGCCGTGACTCGTGAGATCGTCAAACAGATCCGCCCGGAAGATTCACTGGACCTGGTTGAACTGAATGAGAAGTTCGTCGAAATTCTGCATAATCGCTTCGATGCCGAACGTGCTTTTCAGGAAATCAAACACCTGACCTCGATTCACAACTGCCCACTGCAGGAGTATGGCGTTGGTGAGGAGTACGATTACATCGTCTCTGGACTGCCATTGAACAATTTTCCGACCGATCTGGTGAGCGAAATATTTCAGGCCTACTTTCGGTTGCTGAAACCGGGGGGAGTGCTCTCGTATTTCGAGTACATGTATGTCCGGCCGGTTCGTAAAGTCGTATCGCGTGGTCCCGAGAACGAGCGGATTTGTCAGATCGACCAGATCATGCGGAGCTACACCACCCAGTACCGGATCCGTACGAACTGGATCTGGTTCAACCTGCCTCCCGCCTGGGTACAACACTTGCAGAAAACAGACAGCCCGCCACCGTTGATTGAACAGGCGGCGCCTCAGGAACAAAGCTCCTGAGGTCAGGGTCAGTCTGCTTTTTTCTCAGTGTCTTCGGTTTTGGATTTATTCTCCGGTTGATCCGCTGCAGGTCGTTTGAGTTGCTGGATGGGAAGCGGATTTCGGGTGCGCTGTCGGCTCCGTGATTCCCCACCTGCAATCTCGCTGCGATCCAGGAAACCGTCCCGGTTACGATCGACTTCGTCAAACCAGCGGTTAACCTGCTGTAGTTCTTCTTTGCTCAGTTTGCCGTCACCGTTCTGATCAACGAAACGTATGAAGGCCGGACCAGAGCGAGGAAAGTTTGTCCCAAACCGTGGGCGGGAGCGTTCCTGCATCTGCATTTCGGGACGCTTCATTTCACCATCCTCTTCAGCTGGTTTTCGGCTACGCTCCCTGCTCTGCCGTTCGGGACGTTGTGCAGGACGGAATTCCGCCATCACTTTCATGAATTCTTCCCGTGTCAGTTCTGCATCACCGTCCTTGCCGGCTCGCTCATAGAGCCGTTTAAGGAAGGGACGAATTCGCTCGGGGGCTTCGTCCACTGTCAGTTTATCATCGCCGTTGGTATCGAGGGACTTAAAGAAACGTCCGGCCCGTTCCTGTGAGTTCATGTTCGCGTTTTCCGGTCGAGGCGGACGTCCATTTCCGAACATACGTCCCATGCGCTGCATCTGTTCGAGTGATATTTCGTCGGTATTTAATCGTTGGAACAGCGGTTCCATTCGCTCGCGCAGCGGCTCGGGTAACTCGTCTTTCGAAATCTTTTTATCGCCGTTGCGATCCAGCTGACTCAGGAAGCGGTTGTAGAAACGGGGCCCCTGATCGACTCGGCGTTCTCCGCCGGGCTCAAATTTCTGATCTTCTTTTTTCAGACCGCCGGTAAACTCATCCTTCGTGAGTTGACCATCTTTGTTTTTGTCGCCTGAACGCAGGAGAAACTCAAAGAATCGCTGCTTCCCTTCAGGAACTTCATCCGCCGAGATCGTGCCGTCAGCGTTTTTGTCCAGTTGCTGGAACACCTTTTCCTGTGTGGATGTTTCTTCCTCAGGTGCTGCCGAGAGGGGGCTGAGCGAGAAGCCGGTCAGACCGACAAGAGCCAGTACGGGAAATAAGCGTTGCATGGTCGTCACTTTCCTCAAAACAACGGGAGATTTACAGACGATAACAGGCATTAAGCTGCCATTATACGATTAAACCCGTCGCGTGTCGAAAAGTATTGCAGGAACTGAAATATTCGTTTGCGCATGAAAAAACCCGGTGAGTGACCTCACCGGGTTAAGCGATTGTTCAGCAATCGACTTCAGTTCGCCCGTTTCTTGGAATAGTTGGAACTGAAGAATCCCTGATCATCGGGGATAGTGTATCCGCCCGTGACAGGCAGGTACTTCTGGAAGAATGAGAACGGCGGCAGCTTGGAAAGATCGA
It encodes the following:
- a CDS encoding class I SAM-dependent methyltransferase → MSHYLEFFKQFRTTFETTGAIAPSSRFLASNMAEPMKRHQGPKKVLEIGPGTGAVTREIVKQIRPEDSLDLVELNEKFVEILHNRFDAERAFQEIKHLTSIHNCPLQEYGVGEEYDYIVSGLPLNNFPTDLVSEIFQAYFRLLKPGGVLSYFEYMYVRPVRKVVSRGPENERICQIDQIMRSYTTQYRIRTNWIWFNLPPAWVQHLQKTDSPPPLIEQAAPQEQSS
- a CDS encoding aminotransferase class IV yields the protein MSEPQAYLNGEIIPQSEARLAVSDLGIVYGAAVTEMVRTFQQRPFMLDEHLKRLESALDYACIDPPLPRSELKQICLSLVEQNAALLSAEQDLGLTIFVTAGQNLPYLGLAALEECRTPTVCAHTFPLAFELWDQKYSSGQYLIRSEVEQLNPRVFDPRVKSRSRIHLFRADKLIRKQVPAASALLFDEKGYVAETTIGNFFLVQDRTILTPRPEYVLQGISQMMVARLAKQLGLDYVETDISEEMLLQADEALTSSSGYCLMPVTRYNDHFLSEGKPGPVYQQMIAAWSQEVGVDIVAQAQQIGAARRD
- a CDS encoding EF-hand domain-containing protein is translated as MQRLFPVLALVGLTGFSLSPLSAAPEEETSTQEKVFQQLDKNADGTISADEVPEGKQRFFEFLLRSGDKNKDGQLTKDEFTGGLKKEDQKFEPGGERRVDQGPRFYNRFLSQLDRNGDKKISKDELPEPLRERMEPLFQRLNTDEISLEQMQRMGRMFGNGRPPRPENANMNSQERAGRFFKSLDTNGDDKLTVDEAPERIRPFLKRLYERAGKDGDAELTREEFMKVMAEFRPAQRPERQSRERSRKPAEEDGEMKRPEMQMQERSRPRFGTNFPRSGPAFIRFVDQNGDGKLSKEELQQVNRWFDEVDRNRDGFLDRSEIAGGESRSRQRTRNPLPIQQLKRPAADQPENKSKTEDTEKKAD